From the genome of Pedobacter sp. MC2016-14, one region includes:
- a CDS encoding DapH/DapD/GlmU-related protein codes for MASLSERVKNNPKLKKIVHWMIVPRHEARPRLWIKLFVNPFVHKRGKGSKIRRRTRIDVLPFNKFELGEYATIEDFSTINNGVGPVFIGNRTLIGMSNVIIGPVTLGNNIIIAQNVVMSGLNHSYQDVHLPISQQNVTTSEIRIEDDCWIAANVVITAGVTIGKHSVIAAGTVVTKDVPPFSIVAGNPGKIIKKYNGATNSWDRV; via the coding sequence ATGGCATCACTCTCAGAGCGAGTAAAAAACAATCCTAAACTCAAAAAGATTGTACATTGGATGATTGTTCCCCGGCACGAAGCGCGACCCCGGTTATGGATTAAGTTATTTGTAAATCCATTTGTGCATAAAAGAGGAAAAGGCAGTAAAATAAGAAGAAGAACCAGAATTGACGTTTTGCCTTTTAATAAATTTGAACTGGGCGAGTATGCTACTATAGAGGATTTTAGCACCATAAACAATGGCGTAGGACCTGTGTTTATCGGCAATAGGACTTTAATTGGAATGAGCAATGTGATTATCGGACCGGTTACGTTAGGGAATAATATTATCATTGCCCAAAATGTGGTAATGAGTGGCTTAAATCACAGCTATCAGGATGTACATCTACCTATCTCACAGCAAAATGTAACCACTTCAGAAATCAGGATTGAGGACGATTGCTGGATTGCCGCAAATGTAGTTATTACTGCCGGGGTAACTATTGGAAAACATAGTGTAATAGCTGCCGGAACAGTTGTTACCAAAGATGTGCCCCCCTTTTCCATTGTAGCAGGAAATCCTGGGAAAATTATTAAGAAGTACAACGGCGCGACTAATTCCTGGGATCGGGTTTAA
- a CDS encoding Ig-like domain-containing protein: MIKFLRYSVFFLVWLCFIPKSFAQFPYVESFRAATAPGITFGGAPAAFLTASGNSSLGGTPIDPVGNGYLRLTSAANNQKGYAYSTSNFPSSKGLRVEFEYYIYGGTGADGISFFLFDATANPFVIGGFGGSLGYAQITTTTPVSPGVSKGYLAIGLDEFGNFSNTNEGRQGPGIGQVAGSITLRGKGDGAALTPDNYTYLTSKRSSDLGIDLVGNGSERMPDSTNVGYRRVLMELEPNPSGGYFITVKLTQGGTPPLMPVTIIDRFPYAEIAPANLRYGFASSTGDQTNFHEVRNVAISVFDEGSLVAPTANNDTQAACPGNQSSTNVFANDITTNTNAVIEPSTIDLNPALAGFQKTFTIAGKGTFTANDNGTVTFVPLSSFTGTVAADYTIKDNYGKTSTVATVTFNYIAAGITADAGPDAVINYLGLPLSFTLAGNDPGIGNTGAWTQISGPSVATFANNTLYNTTAGNLVGGAYVFRWTITTAGSCQSFDDVTVLVNRPPVAANDEVSTNLETDIAIHILDNDSDPDGNLTIVKSSVVITAQPARGTLVLDAVTGDVIYRPNAGFIGNDSFVYTIKDIYGVVSNQAIVNIHVVLTPIGLNDVATTPTNIPVTIPVLDNDPGKTGATVLPDLLPTHGTSVINPDGTIFYTPTPGYSGLDSLKYVIRSSSNVNSAPITVLINVKPVGAADQATTTVNIPVLNKDIKANDLSKANTTVIPKSNPANGTIGINPDGTINYTPFPGFIGKDFFNYALLTADGVQSDNILFTITVKPVGSNDVSSTVSNVPVTILVKENDLSGPVTNVSLLSPPANGTVVLNGAGNPVYTPTPGFSGTDSFTYTLKTPDGLTESDAIMVNINVRPAGSQDGALTTTNVPLTILVKDNDISKTGTTITPGTPPANGTVTYNAAGNPVYTPATGYSGKDTFTYLLKNGALFSDPITVNIDVKPVGSADVKTTPINVPVTILAKDNDLSKIGTQLSLATTPSASKGTAVVNADGNIVFTPAANFSGEAVFTYILTTTLDGLVSDPITVTVTVKPIGADDYKSTNTNVAITIPVKDNDVSSAGTTILFADMPTHGSVVLNGSGIPLYTPANGYSGKDSFTYRLQTADLVNSDLITVNIDVIPVGSPNTANTTTNNPIAIPVKTNDLSQTGTSIVLTSNPPNGTLEFNTAGEVVYTPLPGYSGIDKFTYKLRTTLDGLESEPIEVTVTVKPTGITDPVTVNSNATLVPIPVKNNDPGATGTTVSINTPPLHGTVTIGADGIPVYTPTPGYSGPDSFTYRLTTVPDGVVSDPITVNITVRPSVVIPAPPLTVSTPINTPIAVPGIPLPTGGTVTFPTLPLHGTVVFNPVTGVVTYTPAPGYTGPDEFFYVITDPDGNTSAPARVTVTVTTPAKIGLAKQLSAGPVKNADGTYTMTYTFTLVNIGDVAVDRVSLTDNLATTFGGNAVTVTRLNASGPLRVNNNYNGTSVTELLLNTSSMAAKSKETVVLEVNVRLDKKDGTFYNSGFVEAYSVTDGSRTSDLSTNGVNPDPITAGDFSSSEFTPVKLVLQDIFIPKGFSPNNDGINDFFVIENGGGKVIALEVYNRWGNLVHRNKTYANTWNGKTTEGIHMGDDVPDGTYYYIITIDGQDRRVGYITIKR, from the coding sequence ATGATAAAATTTTTACGGTACTCCGTATTCTTTTTAGTGTGGCTTTGTTTTATACCAAAGTCTTTTGCTCAATTTCCATACGTGGAAAGTTTTAGAGCTGCTACGGCACCTGGAATCACCTTTGGTGGCGCACCAGCTGCATTTTTAACGGCCTCCGGAAATTCTTCTCTTGGGGGCACACCAATTGATCCGGTTGGAAATGGATATCTTCGCTTAACCAGTGCAGCCAATAACCAGAAAGGTTATGCCTATAGTACTTCAAATTTCCCTTCCAGCAAAGGACTAAGGGTTGAATTTGAATACTATATCTATGGCGGAACCGGTGCCGATGGGATCAGCTTTTTCTTATTTGATGCCACAGCTAATCCATTTGTTATCGGTGGTTTCGGTGGTTCGTTGGGATATGCACAGATTACCACTACTACGCCTGTCTCTCCCGGTGTAAGCAAAGGCTATCTCGCTATTGGATTAGATGAATTTGGTAACTTTTCGAACACAAACGAAGGTAGACAAGGTCCAGGAATTGGACAGGTGGCTGGATCAATTACACTTAGAGGTAAGGGAGATGGCGCAGCATTAACCCCAGACAATTATACTTATTTAACAAGTAAAAGGTCTTCAGACCTAGGTATAGATTTGGTGGGTAACGGAAGTGAGCGTATGCCGGACTCTACAAATGTGGGCTACCGCAGGGTACTCATGGAACTGGAGCCCAATCCTTCCGGTGGTTATTTCATTACTGTTAAACTGACTCAGGGAGGTACACCACCGCTGATGCCAGTAACCATAATCGACAGATTCCCCTATGCTGAAATCGCGCCTGCTAATTTACGGTATGGATTTGCTTCTTCCACTGGTGACCAGACCAACTTCCATGAGGTTAGAAATGTGGCCATTTCAGTATTTGATGAAGGCTCACTGGTAGCGCCAACCGCAAATAATGATACACAAGCTGCCTGTCCTGGCAACCAGAGCAGCACCAATGTTTTTGCCAACGACATCACGACAAATACAAATGCGGTCATTGAACCTAGTACCATAGACCTTAATCCTGCACTTGCCGGATTTCAAAAAACTTTCACCATTGCCGGTAAGGGTACATTTACCGCCAATGACAACGGTACCGTAACTTTTGTGCCTTTATCATCTTTTACCGGAACTGTTGCAGCCGATTACACCATTAAAGACAATTATGGAAAAACATCTACTGTTGCGACAGTAACCTTTAACTATATAGCTGCAGGTATTACAGCTGATGCCGGGCCGGATGCGGTAATCAATTATCTTGGATTGCCTTTGAGTTTTACATTGGCAGGAAATGACCCTGGCATTGGAAATACAGGCGCATGGACTCAAATTTCAGGCCCAAGTGTAGCTACTTTTGCCAACAATACTTTATATAATACTACCGCCGGAAACTTAGTAGGTGGTGCATATGTATTTAGATGGACGATAACAACGGCCGGTAGCTGCCAAAGCTTTGACGATGTAACGGTTTTGGTCAATCGCCCTCCTGTCGCCGCGAACGATGAAGTGAGTACAAACCTTGAAACAGACATCGCTATACATATTCTTGACAATGATTCAGATCCCGATGGCAACCTAACAATTGTAAAGTCATCTGTTGTAATTACTGCACAGCCAGCGCGTGGAACGCTTGTACTGGATGCGGTTACCGGAGATGTAATTTATAGACCTAATGCAGGCTTTATTGGAAATGACTCTTTTGTTTATACGATTAAGGACATTTACGGTGTAGTATCCAATCAGGCCATTGTGAATATACATGTGGTGCTTACACCAATTGGCTTAAATGACGTAGCTACTACTCCTACCAACATTCCGGTTACTATCCCTGTGCTGGATAATGATCCTGGTAAAACCGGCGCAACAGTTTTACCAGATTTGTTACCTACTCACGGTACTTCAGTAATTAATCCTGACGGCACCATTTTTTATACGCCTACACCGGGTTATAGCGGATTAGACTCCTTAAAATATGTGATAAGAAGCAGTAGTAATGTGAATTCTGCGCCAATTACAGTGCTGATTAATGTGAAGCCGGTAGGGGCAGCTGATCAGGCTACTACAACGGTTAATATACCTGTTTTAAACAAAGACATTAAAGCCAATGATTTAAGTAAAGCTAATACAACAGTAATTCCAAAATCTAATCCTGCAAATGGTACTATAGGAATTAATCCTGACGGTACCATTAACTACACGCCATTCCCTGGTTTTATCGGTAAAGACTTCTTTAATTATGCTTTACTTACAGCTGATGGTGTCCAATCTGACAACATTCTTTTTACCATTACGGTTAAGCCTGTCGGTTCTAATGATGTTTCTAGTACAGTTTCGAATGTTCCAGTTACCATATTGGTTAAAGAAAATGATTTAAGTGGCCCGGTAACCAATGTAAGCCTTTTAAGTCCTCCGGCTAATGGTACTGTGGTACTCAATGGCGCCGGTAATCCAGTATATACACCTACACCTGGGTTTTCTGGTACAGATAGCTTTACCTACACTTTGAAAACACCTGATGGATTGACAGAGTCTGATGCAATTATGGTAAACATAAATGTCCGTCCAGCTGGTTCGCAAGATGGTGCATTAACGACTACGAATGTTCCACTGACCATTCTGGTTAAAGACAATGACATCAGTAAAACCGGAACTACAATAACCCCTGGTACACCACCTGCAAATGGTACAGTTACGTACAACGCCGCTGGCAATCCGGTTTATACGCCGGCAACCGGATATTCTGGTAAAGATACCTTCACTTATTTATTAAAAAATGGTGCTTTATTTTCAGATCCTATAACTGTAAATATTGATGTGAAACCTGTGGGTAGTGCTGACGTAAAAACGACACCTATAAATGTTCCTGTAACCATTTTAGCAAAAGATAACGACCTTAGTAAAATTGGTACGCAACTTAGTCTTGCTACTACACCTTCAGCTTCAAAAGGAACGGCAGTTGTAAATGCAGATGGTAACATTGTATTTACACCAGCAGCCAATTTCTCTGGTGAAGCTGTTTTCACTTATATCTTAACAACTACCTTAGATGGATTGGTGTCTGACCCTATTACAGTTACTGTAACGGTTAAACCTATTGGAGCAGATGATTACAAATCAACCAATACCAATGTGGCCATAACCATTCCTGTTAAAGATAATGATGTGAGCAGTGCAGGTACCACCATTTTATTTGCAGATATGCCAACTCATGGTTCTGTGGTATTGAATGGAAGTGGTATACCTCTTTATACGCCTGCTAACGGATATTCCGGAAAAGACAGCTTTACCTATAGATTGCAAACTGCAGACCTGGTTAATTCTGATCTGATCACTGTAAATATCGATGTAATTCCGGTAGGATCCCCAAATACAGCAAATACAACTACGAACAATCCTATAGCAATTCCTGTTAAAACAAATGATTTAAGTCAAACAGGTACATCAATTGTTTTAACTTCAAATCCTCCTAACGGTACGCTTGAATTTAATACAGCTGGTGAAGTTGTTTATACTCCACTGCCTGGTTATTCTGGAATAGATAAATTTACTTACAAGCTTCGTACTACATTAGACGGTTTAGAATCTGAGCCAATTGAAGTCACCGTTACGGTAAAACCAACAGGTATTACTGATCCTGTTACTGTTAACTCTAATGCGACTTTAGTACCTATTCCCGTTAAGAACAATGACCCGGGTGCTACTGGTACCACCGTTAGTATAAATACACCACCATTACATGGTACGGTTACTATAGGTGCAGACGGGATCCCTGTTTACACACCTACACCTGGCTATTCTGGTCCGGATAGTTTTACCTACAGGCTAACTACAGTACCTGATGGTGTAGTTTCTGACCCAATAACGGTTAACATTACAGTTAGGCCTTCTGTAGTTATTCCTGCACCACCATTAACGGTTTCAACGCCGATAAATACACCTATAGCTGTACCTGGCATTCCATTACCTACAGGCGGCACTGTTACCTTCCCCACTTTACCCCTTCATGGCACTGTAGTCTTTAATCCGGTAACTGGTGTGGTAACGTATACTCCTGCTCCAGGTTATACTGGTCCTGATGAATTCTTTTATGTAATTACCGACCCGGATGGCAATACTTCTGCTCCGGCAAGAGTAACCGTAACTGTAACTACACCTGCGAAGATTGGTTTGGCGAAGCAATTGAGTGCCGGCCCAGTTAAAAATGCAGATGGTACGTATACGATGACGTATACTTTTACGCTTGTAAATATTGGTGATGTAGCTGTAGATCGGGTATCTTTAACAGATAACCTAGCCACTACATTTGGAGGAAATGCGGTTACTGTAACGAGGTTAAATGCATCTGGCCCATTACGCGTTAATAACAATTATAACGGCACCTCAGTAACAGAATTGCTCTTAAATACAAGTTCAATGGCTGCTAAATCTAAAGAAACGGTGGTACTGGAAGTGAATGTAAGACTGGACAAAAAAGATGGAACTTTTTACAACTCTGGATTTGTTGAAGCTTATAGTGTAACCGATGGAAGCAGAACTTCTGATCTTTCTACCAATGGAGTTAATCCAGATCCTATTACTGCGGGAGATTTTAGCTCTTCTGAATTTACACCTGTTAAATTGGTTCTTCAAGACATCTTTATCCCGAAAGGCTTCTCTCCTAACAACGATGGCATCAACGATTTCTTTGTGATTGAGAATGGCGGAGGAAAAGTAATAGCGCTTGAAGTTTATAACAGATGGGGTAATTTAGTACACCGCAACAAAACTTACGCAAACACCTGGAACGGAAAAACCACTGAGGGTATTCATATGGGTGATGATGTTCCTGATGGAACGTATTATTACATCATTACTATTGATGGACAAGACAGACGTGTGGGTTACATTACAATTAAACGATAA
- a CDS encoding type IX secretion system membrane protein PorP/SprF, translating into MKRLKGIIIVPLLLICNSLMAQQDRMYTQYMFNTLAVNPAYAGSRNVVSATALARSQWTGIEGAPKTGTFTIDAPIMNKRFGIGLQIFSDKLGAEQTNGAALSFAYRIRMEEATLSFGVQGDLSQYKANLTDQPLSSLPAYDPAFANNINKMLFNFGTGVYYNTDKFYLGLSAMDLMPNSLSAENSSGTKLAGKQSLHLFLASGYVFPLSEEFKLKPSVLIKGVKGAPIEGDANLTFWIKDAIGIGAGYRSAADVSALIEIQATPQFRIGYSYDRSTTQLQNFNSGSHEIMIRYEFGFEKGKILSPRFF; encoded by the coding sequence ATGAAAAGATTAAAAGGAATTATAATAGTACCCCTACTGCTGATTTGCAATAGCCTTATGGCACAGCAGGACCGGATGTACACACAATATATGTTCAATACCCTGGCTGTAAACCCTGCCTATGCAGGAAGCCGAAACGTGGTTTCGGCCACGGCTCTTGCAAGAAGTCAGTGGACAGGAATTGAAGGCGCACCTAAAACAGGAACATTTACCATTGATGCGCCTATTATGAACAAACGGTTTGGGATTGGACTTCAGATTTTTAGTGATAAGCTGGGTGCAGAACAAACTAATGGTGCCGCATTGAGTTTCGCCTACCGTATTAGAATGGAAGAAGCAACTTTAAGTTTTGGTGTTCAGGGAGATTTAAGTCAATACAAAGCGAACTTAACAGATCAGCCTTTGAGTTCCCTACCTGCTTATGACCCTGCTTTTGCGAATAACATCAACAAAATGCTTTTCAATTTTGGTACTGGGGTATATTACAATACAGACAAATTTTACCTGGGGCTATCTGCTATGGATTTGATGCCTAACAGCCTGTCTGCTGAAAATTCATCTGGCACTAAACTGGCCGGCAAACAGTCTTTACACCTCTTTCTTGCTTCAGGCTATGTATTCCCGCTTTCGGAAGAGTTTAAATTAAAACCTTCTGTTTTGATTAAAGGAGTTAAAGGTGCACCAATTGAAGGAGATGCAAACTTAACCTTCTGGATTAAAGACGCCATAGGCATTGGCGCTGGCTACCGCTCTGCGGCTGATGTTTCTGCCCTTATTGAAATCCAGGCCACTCCTCAGTTTAGAATTGGTTACAGTTACGACCGAAGTACAACGCAACTTCAAAACTTTAATTCGGGAAGTCATGAGATCATGATCCGTTATGAATTCGGCTTTGAAAAAGGTAAAATTTTATCTCCTAGATTTTTCTAA
- a CDS encoding OmpA family protein has translation MKPNANKFILILSLLVIIAGQSLRAQSSGDDAAMKSATAAFKALKYASAIKQLSVIVRKDTGNVKAIEMLAYSYKMTNNYEGALDWYDQLIRQKGVKPEWALNYAQVLANVQQYERSEGFYRKYLSLVPEDKRAAAFSASNISNIRRNSGHWKLGFTNLNTSSADYAPAFYKDGLMFSSNRKTGTLSKRVWQWDNTPFTNLYAVAKLKDIKVVNPDSIIGAAKPGTMQKTRFNDDDTPPTSNDTRTLGQYTATVERDVLSAVGPKQEYTKLLPGLNTKYHDGAAASFPDGSVIFTRNNYYKGSAKKSKDGIMKLKLYIAEGATLGNITEFPYNSDEYSTGHPALSKDGTILVFASDMPGGFGGTDLYYSVRSGSGQFTRPVNLGKQINTEGNEMFPSLDKDGNLYFASNGLAGLGGLDIFEVPLKEMRPVAAPHNMGAPINSQTDDFGLIMADDLKSGYLSSNRKGNDDIYRFNRVSYRIILEGVVRDSRTKLPIPNARILFRSLDGADTVRTNGKGEYRKDMPRETDYEMTTQKISYVSNMGFVSSEGIEQDSTIKRDILLSKAESKQQYVLNHCDSMKRVFAVQNIYYDLDRAEIRRDARPALDDLIDLMRKYPEITVNTSSHCDSRASESYNRDLSLRRGENAKAYLVARGVSPSRVSVEYYGKTRLVNRCFDGMPCSEADQQLNRRTEFDVIINGVNITRTNCDDM, from the coding sequence ATGAAACCAAACGCAAATAAATTTATATTGATCCTTTCTTTGTTGGTTATTATAGCTGGACAAAGTTTACGTGCCCAGTCATCTGGTGACGATGCGGCAATGAAAAGTGCAACAGCTGCTTTTAAAGCGCTAAAATATGCATCCGCCATTAAGCAGTTGAGTGTCATTGTAAGAAAAGATACAGGTAACGTTAAAGCCATAGAAATGCTGGCTTACAGTTATAAAATGACCAATAATTATGAAGGGGCCTTAGACTGGTATGATCAACTGATCAGACAAAAAGGAGTTAAACCTGAATGGGCATTGAATTATGCTCAAGTATTGGCCAATGTGCAACAATATGAACGTTCTGAAGGCTTTTACAGGAAATACCTTTCTTTAGTACCGGAAGATAAACGTGCGGCTGCTTTTTCTGCCAGTAACATCTCTAACATCCGTAGAAATTCTGGTCACTGGAAGTTAGGTTTTACTAACCTGAATACAAGTAGTGCTGATTATGCACCAGCCTTTTATAAGGATGGGTTGATGTTTAGCAGCAATAGAAAAACCGGAACGTTATCTAAAAGAGTTTGGCAATGGGATAATACACCTTTTACAAATTTGTATGCAGTTGCAAAACTGAAAGACATTAAAGTGGTAAATCCGGATAGTATTATTGGGGCGGCCAAGCCTGGTACCATGCAAAAAACGCGTTTTAACGATGACGATACCCCGCCTACCAGCAACGACACGAGAACACTTGGACAGTATACTGCAACTGTTGAGCGCGATGTACTTAGCGCTGTTGGGCCTAAACAGGAATACACAAAACTCTTGCCTGGATTAAATACCAAATACCATGACGGTGCCGCTGCAAGTTTTCCTGATGGCTCTGTAATTTTTACCAGGAACAATTATTACAAAGGCTCTGCTAAGAAGAGCAAAGATGGCATTATGAAGCTAAAGCTTTATATTGCTGAAGGTGCAACGTTAGGTAACATCACGGAGTTTCCTTACAATAGTGATGAATATTCTACCGGACACCCTGCTTTGAGCAAAGACGGCACGATACTGGTTTTTGCATCGGATATGCCTGGCGGTTTTGGTGGTACTGACTTATACTATAGTGTAAGATCTGGATCCGGGCAATTCACCAGACCTGTTAATTTAGGCAAACAGATCAATACTGAGGGAAATGAAATGTTCCCAAGTTTGGATAAAGATGGCAATTTATATTTTGCTTCAAATGGTTTGGCAGGCTTAGGCGGCCTGGATATTTTTGAAGTGCCTTTGAAGGAAATGAGACCAGTTGCTGCCCCCCATAACATGGGTGCTCCTATCAACTCACAAACGGATGATTTTGGTTTGATTATGGCCGATGACTTAAAGTCTGGCTACTTAAGCTCAAACAGAAAAGGGAATGATGACATCTACCGCTTTAACCGGGTATCTTACCGTATTATCCTTGAAGGTGTGGTGAGGGATTCGAGAACTAAACTTCCAATTCCTAATGCGAGAATTTTATTCCGCTCACTGGATGGCGCAGATACCGTACGTACAAATGGAAAAGGTGAATATAGAAAAGATATGCCGAGAGAAACAGATTATGAGATGACAACTCAAAAAATCAGTTATGTAAGTAATATGGGCTTTGTAAGCTCTGAAGGTATTGAGCAGGATTCTACCATCAAAAGAGATATTTTGCTAAGCAAAGCAGAAAGTAAACAACAGTATGTGTTAAACCACTGCGACTCTATGAAGCGGGTATTTGCAGTTCAGAACATCTATTATGATTTGGACAGAGCAGAGATTAGACGTGATGCCAGACCCGCATTAGATGATCTGATAGACTTAATGCGTAAATATCCTGAAATAACTGTAAATACTTCAAGCCATTGCGATAGTCGCGCATCTGAATCTTACAACAGGGATCTTTCTCTGCGCAGAGGTGAGAATGCCAAAGCATATCTTGTTGCAAGAGGTGTTTCTCCAAGCAGGGTTAGCGTTGAGTACTATGGTAAAACAAGAC